The Natrinema salaciae genome contains a region encoding:
- a CDS encoding NAD(P)/FAD-dependent oxidoreductase: MHVVVLGAGYAGLPLTRLLEEALPETVDITLVDESPDHLVQHELHRVIRRPELAAAITVPLPEVLERASVRVAHVEAIDRDERVVSLSTGALSYDVAAVCLGARTAYYGLEGVREHATPLKRLSHANRIRSGALAAFRTDDPGLVVGGAGLSGVQVAGELAAFAREERSDATITILERLGSVAPGFPENFRRAVRSALEEQGVDVRTDAAVARADGSHVVLESGERVPSDQFVWTGGIRGADALAGERPTVESDLRLDDRTFALGDAVRVVDAGGEPVPASAQAAVREARTVAESIATLVADDETIEAAGSHSEAFTFESPGWVVSVGDDAVATIGSRVLTGRPATALKTTVGLGYLSGVGDAENAVGLAYRDLLPDRLQRNH, translated from the coding sequence ATGCACGTTGTCGTCCTCGGCGCAGGATACGCAGGGCTGCCCCTGACGCGCTTGCTCGAGGAAGCCCTCCCCGAGACGGTCGACATCACGCTGGTCGACGAGTCGCCTGACCACCTCGTTCAGCACGAGCTCCATCGGGTGATCCGCCGACCGGAGCTGGCCGCGGCGATCACGGTCCCCCTGCCCGAGGTGCTCGAGCGGGCCAGCGTCCGCGTCGCCCACGTCGAGGCGATCGATCGCGACGAGCGGGTCGTCTCCCTCTCGACGGGCGCGCTTTCGTACGACGTGGCGGCGGTCTGTCTCGGTGCACGGACCGCCTACTACGGTCTCGAGGGCGTCCGCGAACACGCGACGCCGCTCAAGCGACTCTCGCACGCGAACCGGATCCGATCGGGAGCGCTCGCGGCGTTCCGGACCGACGATCCCGGGCTCGTCGTCGGCGGGGCCGGCCTCTCCGGCGTCCAGGTCGCGGGCGAACTCGCCGCGTTCGCTCGCGAGGAGCGCAGCGACGCGACGATCACGATCCTCGAGCGACTCGGGAGCGTCGCACCGGGCTTCCCGGAGAACTTCCGGCGAGCGGTCCGGAGCGCGCTCGAAGAACAGGGTGTCGACGTTCGAACCGACGCGGCGGTCGCGCGAGCCGACGGGTCACACGTCGTCCTCGAGTCGGGCGAGCGCGTTCCGTCCGATCAGTTCGTCTGGACCGGCGGCATTCGGGGGGCGGACGCGCTCGCCGGCGAACGGCCGACGGTCGAGAGCGACCTCCGACTCGACGATCGGACCTTCGCGCTCGGGGACGCGGTTCGCGTCGTCGACGCCGGCGGGGAGCCGGTGCCGGCGAGCGCACAGGCCGCCGTGCGGGAAGCCCGGACGGTGGCCGAGAGTATCGCCACCCTCGTCGCGGACGACGAAACTATCGAAGCCGCCGGTTCTCACAGCGAGGCGTTCACCTTCGAATCGCCCGGCTGGGTCGTCAGCGTCGGCGACGATGCGGTCGCGACGATCGGCTCGCGCGTTCTCACGGGACGACCGGCGACGGCGCTCAAGACGACCGTCGGCCTCGGCTATCTCTCCGGCGTCGGCGACGCCGAAAACGCGGTCGGGCTCGCGTATCGGGACCTCCTTCCGGATCGGCTCCAGCGGAATCACTAA
- a CDS encoding NAD(+)/NADH kinase, translated as MDAAWSAGDSPVVGVVDREGVASGAVEIDDTLESTVADASGTIVRGGLEAVLAAGPSIVVTAGEATLSAVARAGVERPVLPVGSVTGIKAVDRDHLPAALAATLDGDAVRRDRSVLDVTLDAAGDDTDDSPIRDRALFDVTLITDEPARISEYGVRSGDQFVSTFRADGVVTATPAGSHGYASAVDAPQLSNAVDAVAVAPIGPFLTQTRQWVLPADDLSFTVERDEGDVTLVVDGRAVGTVTVDSAVTISPAGTLPTLDVPAERLERE; from the coding sequence ATGGATGCCGCCTGGAGCGCGGGCGACTCGCCCGTCGTCGGCGTCGTCGATCGCGAAGGGGTGGCGAGCGGTGCCGTCGAAATCGACGACACCCTCGAGTCGACGGTCGCCGATGCGAGCGGGACGATCGTCCGCGGCGGTCTCGAAGCGGTTCTCGCGGCGGGGCCGTCGATTGTAGTGACGGCCGGCGAAGCGACCCTGTCGGCGGTCGCGCGTGCCGGCGTCGAACGTCCCGTTCTGCCGGTCGGTTCGGTTACGGGAATCAAGGCGGTCGATCGCGATCACCTTCCCGCCGCTCTCGCGGCCACACTCGATGGGGACGCCGTCCGTCGCGACCGGTCGGTTCTGGACGTCACCCTCGACGCTGCGGGCGACGACACGGACGACAGCCCGATCCGAGACCGCGCCCTGTTCGACGTGACGCTCATCACCGACGAACCGGCCCGGATCTCGGAGTACGGTGTTCGAAGCGGCGACCAGTTCGTCTCCACGTTCCGCGCCGACGGCGTCGTGACGGCGACGCCCGCGGGGAGCCACGGGTACGCGAGCGCCGTCGATGCGCCGCAGCTCTCGAACGCCGTCGACGCGGTCGCGGTCGCACCGATCGGCCCCTTCCTCACGCAGACCCGTCAGTGGGTGCTGCCGGCCGACGACCTGTCGTTCACGGTCGAACGCGACGAGGGCGACGTGACTCTCGTCGTCGACGGGCGGGCGGTCGGCACGGTCACCGTCGACTCGGCGGTCACCATCTCACCGGCCGGGACGCTCCCGACGCTGGACGTTCCGGCCGAGCGACTCGAGCGCGAGTGA
- a CDS encoding DUF7861 family protein, which translates to MTHDRIHARKPTHDSDRWSVGTIERIDERDGHCVFEVETEEGETVELVVTVAIRDLVLRRLDRDEDESPIGARVWYRKRGA; encoded by the coding sequence ATGACACACGATAGGATCCACGCGCGAAAACCGACACACGACAGCGATCGGTGGTCGGTCGGGACCATCGAACGGATCGACGAGCGGGACGGTCACTGCGTCTTCGAGGTGGAGACCGAGGAGGGAGAGACGGTCGAACTCGTCGTCACGGTCGCGATTCGTGACCTAGTCCTGCGAAGACTGGACCGCGACGAAGACGAGTCACCGATCGGCGCTCGAGTCTGGTATCGGAAACGCGGGGCCTGA
- the mvaD gene encoding phosphomevalonate decarboxylase MvaD encodes MKATAMAHPIQGLVKYHGMRDEIERLPYHDSISVCTAPSHTRTTVEFSMDYDEDTFVVDGEELDGRAKERVEAVVEKARSMSDAAHTVYPVRLESENSFPSNVGLGSSSSGFAAAAMALSEAAELDASKQEISTIARVGSASAARAVTGAFSQLHTGLNDEDCRSKRVPSNLHENLKIIVGLVPYHKETEDAHREAADSHMFQARNAHIHGQIAEMRDALRNDDFERAFELAEHDSLSLAATTMTGPSGWVYWQPATLAVFNTVRELREEEDIPVYFSTDTGASVYVNTTEEYAEEVEEAVSDCGVSTTTWNVGGPARLLDEDDHLF; translated from the coding sequence ATGAAAGCCACCGCCATGGCCCACCCCATCCAGGGGCTAGTCAAGTACCACGGGATGCGCGACGAGATCGAGCGGCTTCCGTACCACGACAGTATCAGCGTCTGTACGGCGCCCAGCCACACGCGGACGACCGTCGAGTTCTCGATGGACTACGACGAGGACACCTTCGTCGTCGACGGCGAGGAGCTCGACGGCCGCGCGAAGGAGCGGGTCGAAGCCGTCGTCGAAAAGGCCCGCTCGATGTCCGACGCCGCTCACACGGTGTACCCCGTTCGCCTCGAGAGCGAGAACAGCTTCCCCTCGAACGTCGGCCTCGGATCGTCTTCGTCCGGCTTCGCGGCCGCGGCGATGGCGCTGTCCGAAGCCGCGGAACTCGACGCCAGCAAGCAGGAGATCTCGACGATTGCCCGCGTCGGCTCGGCGTCGGCCGCGCGAGCGGTCACCGGCGCGTTCTCCCAGCTTCACACGGGCCTGAACGACGAGGACTGCCGCTCCAAGCGGGTTCCGTCGAACCTCCACGAGAACCTCAAGATCATCGTCGGCCTCGTTCCCTACCACAAGGAGACCGAAGACGCACACCGCGAGGCTGCGGACAGCCACATGTTCCAGGCGCGGAACGCCCACATCCACGGCCAGATCGCCGAGATGCGCGACGCCCTGCGCAACGACGACTTCGAGCGCGCGTTCGAACTCGCCGAGCACGACTCGCTGTCGCTCGCGGCCACCACGATGACCGGCCCCTCGGGCTGGGTCTACTGGCAGCCCGCCACTCTCGCGGTCTTCAACACGGTACGCGAACTCCGCGAGGAGGAGGACATCCCCGTCTACTTCTCGACCGACACCGGTGCCAGCGTCTACGTCAATACCACCGAGGAGTACGCCGAGGAAGTCGAGGAAGCGGTCTCCGACTGCGGCGTCTCCACCACCACCTGGAACGTCGGCGGTCCCGCGCGACTCCTCGACGAGGACGATCACCTGTTCTAG
- a CDS encoding HalOD1 output domain-containing protein, whose product MPDRQPDADERRPPSEEVVTAVATAFDTSPLDLTPPLYDRVDPEALDSLVRSGPNELRVQFRYNGCAVSIDGRGRTEVSPIDESARSHECEPRDD is encoded by the coding sequence ATGCCCGACCGCCAACCGGACGCCGACGAGCGTCGCCCACCCAGCGAGGAAGTCGTCACAGCGGTCGCAACCGCGTTCGATACGTCACCGCTCGATCTCACCCCGCCGCTGTACGACCGGGTCGATCCCGAAGCGCTCGATTCGCTCGTTCGGTCGGGGCCGAACGAGCTCCGCGTCCAGTTTCGGTACAACGGCTGTGCCGTTTCGATCGACGGACGCGGCCGCACCGAGGTCTCTCCGATAGACGAGAGCGCCCGCTCTCACGAGTGCGAACCGCGAGACGACTGA
- the nth gene encoding endonuclease III — protein MGTPLETRAEQAEAVVDRLEDAYPDSTISLRYTDRLELLIAVILSAQCTDERVNAETEHLFEKYDGAEDYANAPQDELAADLNSITYYNNKATYIRSACETILEEHDGEVPDTMDELTELSGVGRKTANVVLQHGHDIVEGIVVDTHVQRLSRRLGLTEEEYPERIEEDLMEIVPEGDWQQFTHLCIDHGRATCTARNPDCDGCVLADLCPAEKGDSEIDLASGEPW, from the coding sequence ATGGGAACCCCTCTCGAGACTCGCGCCGAGCAGGCCGAGGCGGTCGTCGACCGCCTCGAGGACGCGTATCCGGACTCGACGATTTCGCTACGCTACACCGACCGTCTCGAGCTGTTGATCGCGGTGATCCTCTCGGCCCAGTGTACCGACGAGCGGGTGAACGCCGAGACGGAACACCTCTTCGAGAAGTACGACGGCGCCGAAGACTACGCGAACGCACCGCAGGACGAGCTCGCGGCGGATCTGAACTCGATCACCTACTACAACAACAAAGCGACGTACATCCGCAGCGCCTGCGAGACGATCCTGGAGGAGCACGACGGCGAGGTGCCGGACACGATGGACGAACTGACCGAACTCTCGGGCGTCGGTCGAAAGACGGCGAACGTCGTCCTCCAGCACGGCCACGACATCGTCGAGGGGATCGTCGTCGACACGCACGTCCAGCGACTCTCGCGGCGACTGGGGCTCACCGAGGAGGAGTATCCCGAACGGATCGAGGAAGACCTGATGGAGATCGTCCCCGAGGGCGACTGGCAGCAGTTCACGCACCTCTGTATCGATCACGGACGAGCGACCTGTACGGCCCGGAATCCCGACTGCGACGGCTGCGTGCTGGCGGATCTCTGCCCCGCCGAGAAGGGCGACAGCGAGATCGATCTGGCGTCCGGCGAGCCCTGGTAG
- a CDS encoding Lrp/AsnC family transcriptional regulator, translating into MAEIDRIDMAILHALQDDARNATTESIGERVDLASSSVATRINDLEENGVITGYTPVIDYDEAGFEQRLLLVGTVQGDDEGIVAAVSDVENVISVERLLTDEGDLHIELVSRSQERAEAVTDDLHELGVEITKTSVVVEETNRPFNHLGAKYTNGE; encoded by the coding sequence ATGGCCGAGATAGACCGGATCGATATGGCGATCCTTCACGCGTTGCAGGACGACGCGCGGAACGCGACCACCGAATCGATCGGCGAGCGAGTCGACCTCGCCTCGAGTAGCGTCGCGACGCGAATCAACGACCTCGAGGAGAACGGCGTTATCACCGGCTATACGCCCGTCATCGACTACGACGAAGCCGGATTCGAGCAGCGGCTGCTTCTCGTCGGGACCGTACAGGGCGACGACGAGGGAATCGTGGCGGCGGTGAGCGACGTCGAGAACGTCATCAGCGTCGAACGGTTGCTGACCGACGAGGGTGACCTCCACATCGAACTCGTGAGCCGATCGCAAGAGCGTGCGGAGGCGGTCACCGACGACCTGCACGAACTCGGGGTCGAAATCACGAAGACGAGCGTCGTCGTCGAGGAGACCAACCGGCCGTTCAACCACCTCGGGGCGAAGTATACGAACGGGGAGTGA
- a CDS encoding GNAT family N-acetyltransferase gives MEYELLGWPPDGPQLRLDHERFSYAGKFVMTNTGKAVARADDGQIVAAVAFNEDRTDADVLWLRYVTVDRDRRGEGIGPALCRRVRDRAVERGYDRLRIAVNNPFAYEALYRTGFAYTGETTGIAELILEYPTPTDGAETDWDDGNRYQAGLEAFRERDLSDEEERFLDSRRDGEPPARESRE, from the coding sequence GTGGAGTACGAACTGCTCGGCTGGCCGCCCGACGGACCACAGCTCCGACTCGATCACGAACGGTTCAGCTACGCCGGGAAGTTCGTCATGACGAACACGGGCAAGGCGGTGGCTCGAGCCGACGACGGCCAAATCGTCGCGGCCGTCGCGTTCAACGAGGACCGCACCGACGCGGACGTGCTGTGGCTGCGCTACGTGACCGTCGACCGCGACCGGCGCGGCGAGGGGATCGGCCCGGCGCTCTGTCGCCGCGTGCGCGACCGCGCCGTCGAGCGGGGGTACGACCGGCTCCGGATCGCGGTCAACAATCCGTTCGCCTACGAGGCGCTCTACCGGACGGGGTTCGCCTACACCGGCGAGACGACGGGCATCGCCGAACTGATCCTCGAGTACCCGACGCCGACCGACGGTGCCGAGACCGACTGGGACGACGGGAACCGGTATCAGGCCGGACTCGAGGCGTTTCGGGAGCGGGATCTCTCCGACGAGGAGGAGCGCTTTCTCGACTCGCGGCGCGACGGCGAGCCGCCGGCTCGCGAGTCGCGCGAGTAG
- the fen gene encoding flap endonuclease-1 — MGNAALRDIAVIEEIPFDEIEGVVAVDAHNWLYRYLTTTVKWTDSGKYTTADGTEVANLVGIVQGLPKFFERDITPVMVFDGGPSELKTDEIESRREQRRSYEDQLETAREEGDAVAIAQLESRTQRLTPTIQETSRELLRLLDVPIVEAPAEGEAQAAHMVKRGDADYVGSEDYDALLFGSPLTLRQLTSKGDPELMDLEATLDRHGLTLEQLIDAAILIGTDFNEGVSGIGPKTAISAITEHGDLWSVLEARGEHVEYGDRVRQLFRDPDVTDEYEFDAAVDPDLEAAREYVIDEWGVHDGEVERGFERIEESVTQTGLDRWT, encoded by the coding sequence ATGGGAAACGCTGCACTTCGGGATATCGCCGTCATCGAGGAGATCCCCTTCGACGAGATCGAGGGGGTCGTCGCCGTCGACGCGCACAACTGGCTCTACCGGTATCTGACGACGACGGTCAAGTGGACCGACAGCGGCAAGTATACGACCGCCGACGGGACCGAGGTCGCCAACCTCGTCGGGATCGTCCAGGGATTGCCCAAGTTCTTCGAGCGGGATATCACGCCGGTGATGGTCTTCGACGGCGGCCCCTCCGAGCTGAAGACCGACGAGATCGAGTCCCGCCGCGAGCAGCGGCGGAGCTACGAGGACCAACTCGAGACCGCCCGCGAGGAAGGCGACGCGGTGGCGATCGCCCAGCTCGAGTCCCGCACGCAGCGGCTGACGCCGACGATTCAGGAGACCAGCCGGGAACTCCTCCGGCTGCTCGACGTGCCGATCGTCGAAGCGCCGGCGGAAGGCGAGGCCCAGGCCGCCCACATGGTCAAACGGGGTGACGCCGATTACGTGGGCTCCGAGGATTACGACGCCCTCCTGTTCGGCTCGCCGCTGACGCTGCGGCAGCTGACGAGCAAGGGCGACCCCGAACTGATGGATCTCGAGGCCACCCTCGACCGCCACGGGCTGACCCTCGAGCAGCTGATCGACGCGGCGATCCTCATCGGGACGGACTTCAACGAGGGCGTCTCCGGGATCGGTCCCAAGACGGCGATTTCGGCGATCACCGAACACGGGGACCTCTGGAGCGTCCTCGAGGCCCGCGGCGAACACGTCGAGTACGGCGACCGCGTGCGGCAGCTGTTCCGCGATCCCGATGTCACCGACGAGTACGAGTTCGACGCGGCCGTCGACCCGGACCTCGAGGCCGCGCGAGAGTACGTCATCGACGAGTGGGGAGTCCACGACGGCGAGGTCGAACGCGGCTTCGAGCGCATCGAGGAGAGCGTCACGCAGACGGGGCTGGATCGCTGGACCTGA